The nucleotide window CGGACAGCGAGATGGCCGACAGGATAAAGGCCCACCACAAGCTCCCTTACCTCTCAAACTCCGACGCCCACTCCCCAATGCCTCACAGGCTCGGCAGGGAGTTCAACCGCTTTGAAATTCAAGAGGCCACCTTTGAGGAGGTTAGAAAGGCAATTCTCGGGCGTGGAGGAAGGAGAATCGTCCTTAATGCCGGTCTTGATCCCCGACTGGGGAAGTATCACTTAACGGCATGCTCCCGGTGCTACACGAAATACTCGCTCGACGAGGCGAGAGCCCTGAAGTGGAGGTGTCCTCGCTGTGGAGGAAGGATAAAGAAAGGTGTCCGCGACAGGATACTCGAACTCGCCGACACGGAGGAGAGGCCCAAGGACAGGCCCCCCTACCTCAAGCTCGCCCCGCTCGCCGAGATAATAGCCATGGCCCTGGGAAAGGGTGTCGAGACGAAGGCCGTGAAAATTGTGTGGGAGCGTTTCCTGAAGGAGTTCGGGAGTGAGATTCAGGTCCTCGTTGACATCCCCATAGAGGCCCTAGCGGACGTTCATGAGGACGTTGCCAAGGCAATTTGGGCCTACAGGAAGGGAAAGCTCATAGTGATTCCGGGCGGAGGCGGCAAGTATGGAGAAATAAAGCTTCCTCCTGAAATAATGAAAGCTAGAGTGGACGAGCTGGAGAGTGTGGATGTTGAGGTTCCCAGCGAAGACGTCCGGCCGAGGCAAACTACACTTTTTAAGTTTCTGAGGAGGGTAAACTGCTTCAAAGCTTAAGCTCCACCCAGTTTTCCCTCCTTTTCTTGTAAACCCTCACCAGCCCCTGCTTCTCAAGGCGGTTGAACATTCTCCAGGCGGTCGTCTTAGGAATCCCAAGCATCTCCCTGACCTCCGCTTGCCTCGCTTTTCCGCCCCTGTCAAACAAGTAGAGCAGAACTTTTTCTTCGTCCTTTGTTAGCTCGTACTTCTTGAGAAGTTTCTCAAAGTCCTCCCTGCTAATGCCGACGACTTTTTCTTTACTCCCTCGTCTCATGTAGACAAAGCTCCCAGCAGCAATGGCGAGAAGGGTCAATATACCAACCATCGCCCAATTCGTGGAGCTTTCGCTGGAAGTGCTTGAACTCTGAGATGAAGAGCCTAAGCTTGATGGTGCCGTTGAGTTGAAGGATTCGGTGGCTGTTCCCGATGCGGGAGCCTCAGTTCTTGCTGGTCTGTATTCAAGGACATAGGAAACCGTCTGATTTCCAGGGGGCATGAGAATCGAGTTTCCATCTATCTTAAGGGGTATATCTGTAAGGTCGACTATAACAGCGTTATCTGGAAACGTGATTTTAACTGGTATTTCTGAAGTGAAATGGACACTCCATATTGCCCCTTTCTTTGATGTAAGATCGGGAGTATAATAAGTTATTTTAATTGGGATGGCGTTTTCGAAGTATACGGTAAGAATGGAACCGTTTATTTTGTACGGTAGAGGATTCCCATTCTCATCGATAACGGTCAGCCCTTCAACGTTGGTGGCGAGAAGTGATATGGAAAAGCTGACCGTGTAGTTTTC belongs to Pyrococcus yayanosii CH1 and includes:
- a CDS encoding TIGR00375 family protein, whose amino-acid sequence is MLVDADLHIHSHYSKAVSRTMVFPVIAENARLKGLGIVGTGDILNPKWEKELLKYGKEVDEGTYEVKGVRFLLTAEIEDEKRVHHLLVFPNIEAVREMRTRIGNIESEGRPHVNLSAEEIAELAGELDVLIGPAHAFTPWTSLYKEYNSLKEAYGDAKIHFLELGLSADSEMADRIKAHHKLPYLSNSDAHSPMPHRLGREFNRFEIQEATFEEVRKAILGRGGRRIVLNAGLDPRLGKYHLTACSRCYTKYSLDEARALKWRCPRCGGRIKKGVRDRILELADTEERPKDRPPYLKLAPLAEIIAMALGKGVETKAVKIVWERFLKEFGSEIQVLVDIPIEALADVHEDVAKAIWAYRKGKLIVIPGGGGKYGEIKLPPEIMKARVDELESVDVEVPSEDVRPRQTTLFKFLRRVNCFKA
- a CDS encoding helix-turn-helix transcriptional regulator, producing the protein MKSKAAILLAIALMILPFISGQYSVESLSLTVYSDGYVKVSEVIIPENYTVSFSISLLATNVEGLTVIDENGNPLPYKINGSILTVYFENAIPIKITYYTPDLTSKKGAIWSVHFTSEIPVKITFPDNAVIVDLTDIPLKIDGNSILMPPGNQTVSYVLEYRPARTEAPASGTATESFNSTAPSSLGSSSQSSSTSSESSTNWAMVGILTLLAIAAGSFVYMRRGSKEKVVGISREDFEKLLKKYELTKDEEKVLLYLFDRGGKARQAEVREMLGIPKTTAWRMFNRLEKQGLVRVYKKRRENWVELKL